A window of the Callospermophilus lateralis isolate mCalLat2 chromosome 7, mCalLat2.hap1, whole genome shotgun sequence genome harbors these coding sequences:
- the Nr1i3 gene encoding nuclear receptor subfamily 1 group I member 3 isoform X6 translates to MASGEDEPKNCVVCGDRATGYHFHALTCEGCKGFFRRAVSKSTDLTCPFAGSCEISKTLRRHCPACRLQKCLGAGMRKDMILSAEALALRRAKQAQRRAQQTPTQLSQEQKKLVQTLLGAHTRHVGTMFDQFVQFRPPAYLFIHHQRLPTLTPVLPLLTHIADINTFMMQQIIKFTKDLPLFRSLPMEDQISLLKGAAVEICHIALNTTFCLQTQNFLCGPLHYTMEDGAHALSLTDRPGVTQREEIDQLQEEMALTLDSYIKEQEPRPRNRFLYAKLLGLLVELRSINNAYSYQIQRIQGLSAMMPLLQEICS, encoded by the exons ATGGCTAGTGGGGAAGATGAGCCAAAGAACTGTGTGGTGTGTGGGGACCGAGCCACAGGCTATCATTTCCATGCTCTGACGTGCGAGGGCTGCAAAGGTTTCTTCAG ACGAGCAGTCAGTAAAAGCACGGATCTCACCTGCCCCTTTGCTGGAAGCTGTGAGATCAGCAAGACCCTGAGGCGCCACTGCCCGGCCTGCAGGTTGCAGAAGTGTCTAGGTGCTGGCATGAGGAAAGACA TGATACTGTCGGCAGAAGCCCTGGCATTACGACGAGCAAAACAGGCACAGCGGCGGGCACAGCAGACTCCTACACAACTGAGTCAGGAGCAGAAAAAGCTGGTCCAGACCCTTCTGGGGGCCCACACTCGTCATGTTGGCACTATGTTTGACCAGTTTGTGCAGTTCAGG CCTCCAGCCTACCTGTTCATCCATCATCAGCGCTTGCCTACCCTGACTCCTGTGCTACCTCTGCTCACACACATCGCAGACATCAACACTTTCATGATGCAGCAAATTATCAAGTTCACAAAAGATCTGCCCCTTTTCCG ATCCCTGCCCATGGAGGACCAAATCTCCCTTCTCAAGGGAGCAGCTGTGGAAATATGTCACATTGCACTCAATACCACTTTCTGTCTCCAAACACAAAACTTCCTGTGTGGACCTCTTCACTACACAATGGAAgatggagcccatg CTCTCTCTCTTACAGATCGGCCTGGAGTTACCCAGAGAGAAGAGATTGATCAGTTGCAAGAGGAGATGGCACTAACTCTGGACAGCTACATCAAGGAACAGGAACCAAGGCCCCGAAATCG GTTTCTATATGCAAAGTTGCTGGGCCTGTTGGTTGAACTCCGGAGTATTAACAACGCATACTCGTACCAAATCCAGCGCATACAGGGACTATCTGCTATGATGCCACTGCTCCAGGAGATCTGCAGCTGA
- the Nr1i3 gene encoding nuclear receptor subfamily 1 group I member 3 isoform X3, protein MASGEDEPKNCVVCGDRATGYHFHALTCEGCKGFFRRAVSKSTDLTCPFAGSCEISKTLRRHCPACRLQKCLGAGMRKDMILSAEALALRRAKQAQRRAQQTPTQLSQEQKKLVQTLLGAHTRHVGTMFDQFVQFRPPAYLFIHHQRLPTLTPVLPLLTHIADINTFMMQQIIKFTKDLPLFRSLPMEDQISLLKGAAVEICHIALNTTFCLQTQNFLCGPLHYTMEDGAHAGFQEEFLELVFHFHGTLKRLQLQEPEYVLMAAMALFSPALSLTDRPGVTQREEIDQLQEEMALTLDSYIKEQEPRPRNRFLYAKLLGLLVELRSINNAYSYQIQRIQGLSAMMPLLQEICS, encoded by the exons ATGGCTAGTGGGGAAGATGAGCCAAAGAACTGTGTGGTGTGTGGGGACCGAGCCACAGGCTATCATTTCCATGCTCTGACGTGCGAGGGCTGCAAAGGTTTCTTCAG ACGAGCAGTCAGTAAAAGCACGGATCTCACCTGCCCCTTTGCTGGAAGCTGTGAGATCAGCAAGACCCTGAGGCGCCACTGCCCGGCCTGCAGGTTGCAGAAGTGTCTAGGTGCTGGCATGAGGAAAGACA TGATACTGTCGGCAGAAGCCCTGGCATTACGACGAGCAAAACAGGCACAGCGGCGGGCACAGCAGACTCCTACACAACTGAGTCAGGAGCAGAAAAAGCTGGTCCAGACCCTTCTGGGGGCCCACACTCGTCATGTTGGCACTATGTTTGACCAGTTTGTGCAGTTCAGG CCTCCAGCCTACCTGTTCATCCATCATCAGCGCTTGCCTACCCTGACTCCTGTGCTACCTCTGCTCACACACATCGCAGACATCAACACTTTCATGATGCAGCAAATTATCAAGTTCACAAAAGATCTGCCCCTTTTCCG ATCCCTGCCCATGGAGGACCAAATCTCCCTTCTCAAGGGAGCAGCTGTGGAAATATGTCACATTGCACTCAATACCACTTTCTGTCTCCAAACACAAAACTTCCTGTGTGGACCTCTTCACTACACAATGGAAgatggagcccatg CAGGGTTCCAGGAAGAATTTTTGGAGTTGGTATTTCACTTTCATGGGACATTAAAACGACTGCAGCTCCAGGAGCCTGAGTATGTGCTCATGGCTGCTATGGCCCTCTTCTCTCCTG CTCTCTCTCTTACAGATCGGCCTGGAGTTACCCAGAGAGAAGAGATTGATCAGTTGCAAGAGGAGATGGCACTAACTCTGGACAGCTACATCAAGGAACAGGAACCAAGGCCCCGAAATCG GTTTCTATATGCAAAGTTGCTGGGCCTGTTGGTTGAACTCCGGAGTATTAACAACGCATACTCGTACCAAATCCAGCGCATACAGGGACTATCTGCTATGATGCCACTGCTCCAGGAGATCTGCAGCTGA
- the Nr1i3 gene encoding nuclear receptor subfamily 1 group I member 3 isoform X2 — MASGEDEPKNCVVCGDRATGYHFHALTCEGCKGFFRRAVSKSTDLTCPFAGSCEISKTLRRHCPACRLQKCLGAGMRKDMILSAEALALRRAKQAQRRAQQTPTQLSQEQKKLVQTLLGAHTRHVGTMFDQFVQFRPPAYLFIHHQRLPTLTPVLPLLTHIADINTFMMQQIIKFTKDLPLFRSLPMEDQISLLKGAAVEICHIALNTTFCLQTQNFLCGPLHYTMEDGAHEAPSLISPTAGFQEEFLELVFHFHGTLKRLQLQEPEYVLMAAMALFSPALSLTDRPGVTQREEIDQLQEEMALTLDSYIKEQEPRPRNRFLYAKLLGLLVELRSINNAYSYQIQRIQGLSAMMPLLQEICS; from the exons ATGGCTAGTGGGGAAGATGAGCCAAAGAACTGTGTGGTGTGTGGGGACCGAGCCACAGGCTATCATTTCCATGCTCTGACGTGCGAGGGCTGCAAAGGTTTCTTCAG ACGAGCAGTCAGTAAAAGCACGGATCTCACCTGCCCCTTTGCTGGAAGCTGTGAGATCAGCAAGACCCTGAGGCGCCACTGCCCGGCCTGCAGGTTGCAGAAGTGTCTAGGTGCTGGCATGAGGAAAGACA TGATACTGTCGGCAGAAGCCCTGGCATTACGACGAGCAAAACAGGCACAGCGGCGGGCACAGCAGACTCCTACACAACTGAGTCAGGAGCAGAAAAAGCTGGTCCAGACCCTTCTGGGGGCCCACACTCGTCATGTTGGCACTATGTTTGACCAGTTTGTGCAGTTCAGG CCTCCAGCCTACCTGTTCATCCATCATCAGCGCTTGCCTACCCTGACTCCTGTGCTACCTCTGCTCACACACATCGCAGACATCAACACTTTCATGATGCAGCAAATTATCAAGTTCACAAAAGATCTGCCCCTTTTCCG ATCCCTGCCCATGGAGGACCAAATCTCCCTTCTCAAGGGAGCAGCTGTGGAAATATGTCACATTGCACTCAATACCACTTTCTGTCTCCAAACACAAAACTTCCTGTGTGGACCTCTTCACTACACAATGGAAgatggagcccatg AGGCTCCAAGCCTCATATCTCCTACAGCAGGGTTCCAGGAAGAATTTTTGGAGTTGGTATTTCACTTTCATGGGACATTAAAACGACTGCAGCTCCAGGAGCCTGAGTATGTGCTCATGGCTGCTATGGCCCTCTTCTCTCCTG CTCTCTCTCTTACAGATCGGCCTGGAGTTACCCAGAGAGAAGAGATTGATCAGTTGCAAGAGGAGATGGCACTAACTCTGGACAGCTACATCAAGGAACAGGAACCAAGGCCCCGAAATCG GTTTCTATATGCAAAGTTGCTGGGCCTGTTGGTTGAACTCCGGAGTATTAACAACGCATACTCGTACCAAATCCAGCGCATACAGGGACTATCTGCTATGATGCCACTGCTCCAGGAGATCTGCAGCTGA
- the Nr1i3 gene encoding nuclear receptor subfamily 1 group I member 3 isoform X7 — translation MASGEDEPKNCVVCGDRATGYHFHALTCEGCKGFFRRAVSKSTDLTCPFAGSCEISKTLRRHCPACRLQKCLGAGMRKDMILSAEALALRRAKQAQRRAQQTPTQLSQEQKKLVQTLLGAHTRHVGTMFDQFVQFRPPAYLFIHHQRLPTLTPVLPLLTHIADINTFMMQQIIKFTKDLPLFRSLPMEDQISLLKGAAVEICHIALNTTFCLQTQNFLCGPLHYTMEDGAHDRPGVTQREEIDQLQEEMALTLDSYIKEQEPRPRNRFLYAKLLGLLVELRSINNAYSYQIQRIQGLSAMMPLLQEICS, via the exons ATGGCTAGTGGGGAAGATGAGCCAAAGAACTGTGTGGTGTGTGGGGACCGAGCCACAGGCTATCATTTCCATGCTCTGACGTGCGAGGGCTGCAAAGGTTTCTTCAG ACGAGCAGTCAGTAAAAGCACGGATCTCACCTGCCCCTTTGCTGGAAGCTGTGAGATCAGCAAGACCCTGAGGCGCCACTGCCCGGCCTGCAGGTTGCAGAAGTGTCTAGGTGCTGGCATGAGGAAAGACA TGATACTGTCGGCAGAAGCCCTGGCATTACGACGAGCAAAACAGGCACAGCGGCGGGCACAGCAGACTCCTACACAACTGAGTCAGGAGCAGAAAAAGCTGGTCCAGACCCTTCTGGGGGCCCACACTCGTCATGTTGGCACTATGTTTGACCAGTTTGTGCAGTTCAGG CCTCCAGCCTACCTGTTCATCCATCATCAGCGCTTGCCTACCCTGACTCCTGTGCTACCTCTGCTCACACACATCGCAGACATCAACACTTTCATGATGCAGCAAATTATCAAGTTCACAAAAGATCTGCCCCTTTTCCG ATCCCTGCCCATGGAGGACCAAATCTCCCTTCTCAAGGGAGCAGCTGTGGAAATATGTCACATTGCACTCAATACCACTTTCTGTCTCCAAACACAAAACTTCCTGTGTGGACCTCTTCACTACACAATGGAAgatggagcccatg ATCGGCCTGGAGTTACCCAGAGAGAAGAGATTGATCAGTTGCAAGAGGAGATGGCACTAACTCTGGACAGCTACATCAAGGAACAGGAACCAAGGCCCCGAAATCG GTTTCTATATGCAAAGTTGCTGGGCCTGTTGGTTGAACTCCGGAGTATTAACAACGCATACTCGTACCAAATCCAGCGCATACAGGGACTATCTGCTATGATGCCACTGCTCCAGGAGATCTGCAGCTGA
- the Nr1i3 gene encoding nuclear receptor subfamily 1 group I member 3 isoform X1: MTTTPTPGIMASGEDEPKNCVVCGDRATGYHFHALTCEGCKGFFRRAVSKSTDLTCPFAGSCEISKTLRRHCPACRLQKCLGAGMRKDMILSAEALALRRAKQAQRRAQQTPTQLSQEQKKLVQTLLGAHTRHVGTMFDQFVQFRPPAYLFIHHQRLPTLTPVLPLLTHIADINTFMMQQIIKFTKDLPLFRSLPMEDQISLLKGAAVEICHIALNTTFCLQTQNFLCGPLHYTMEDGAHEAPSLISPTAGFQEEFLELVFHFHGTLKRLQLQEPEYVLMAAMALFSPDRPGVTQREEIDQLQEEMALTLDSYIKEQEPRPRNRFLYAKLLGLLVELRSINNAYSYQIQRIQGLSAMMPLLQEICS; the protein is encoded by the exons ATGACAACCACACCAACACCTGGAATCATGGCTAGTGGGGAAGATGAGCCAAAGAACTGTGTGGTGTGTGGGGACCGAGCCACAGGCTATCATTTCCATGCTCTGACGTGCGAGGGCTGCAAAGGTTTCTTCAG ACGAGCAGTCAGTAAAAGCACGGATCTCACCTGCCCCTTTGCTGGAAGCTGTGAGATCAGCAAGACCCTGAGGCGCCACTGCCCGGCCTGCAGGTTGCAGAAGTGTCTAGGTGCTGGCATGAGGAAAGACA TGATACTGTCGGCAGAAGCCCTGGCATTACGACGAGCAAAACAGGCACAGCGGCGGGCACAGCAGACTCCTACACAACTGAGTCAGGAGCAGAAAAAGCTGGTCCAGACCCTTCTGGGGGCCCACACTCGTCATGTTGGCACTATGTTTGACCAGTTTGTGCAGTTCAGG CCTCCAGCCTACCTGTTCATCCATCATCAGCGCTTGCCTACCCTGACTCCTGTGCTACCTCTGCTCACACACATCGCAGACATCAACACTTTCATGATGCAGCAAATTATCAAGTTCACAAAAGATCTGCCCCTTTTCCG ATCCCTGCCCATGGAGGACCAAATCTCCCTTCTCAAGGGAGCAGCTGTGGAAATATGTCACATTGCACTCAATACCACTTTCTGTCTCCAAACACAAAACTTCCTGTGTGGACCTCTTCACTACACAATGGAAgatggagcccatg AGGCTCCAAGCCTCATATCTCCTACAGCAGGGTTCCAGGAAGAATTTTTGGAGTTGGTATTTCACTTTCATGGGACATTAAAACGACTGCAGCTCCAGGAGCCTGAGTATGTGCTCATGGCTGCTATGGCCCTCTTCTCTCCTG ATCGGCCTGGAGTTACCCAGAGAGAAGAGATTGATCAGTTGCAAGAGGAGATGGCACTAACTCTGGACAGCTACATCAAGGAACAGGAACCAAGGCCCCGAAATCG GTTTCTATATGCAAAGTTGCTGGGCCTGTTGGTTGAACTCCGGAGTATTAACAACGCATACTCGTACCAAATCCAGCGCATACAGGGACTATCTGCTATGATGCCACTGCTCCAGGAGATCTGCAGCTGA
- the Nr1i3 gene encoding nuclear receptor subfamily 1 group I member 3 isoform X5 has translation MASGEDEPKNCVVCGDRATGYHFHALTCEGCKGFFRRAVSKSTDLTCPFAGSCEISKTLRRHCPACRLQKCLGAGMRKDMILSAEALALRRAKQAQRRAQQTPTQLSQEQKKLVQTLLGAHTRHVGTMFDQFVQFRPPAYLFIHHQRLPTLTPVLPLLTHIADINTFMMQQIIKFTKDLPLFRSLPMEDQISLLKGAAVEICHIALNTTFCLQTQNFLCGPLHYTMEDGAHGFQEEFLELVFHFHGTLKRLQLQEPEYVLMAAMALFSPDRPGVTQREEIDQLQEEMALTLDSYIKEQEPRPRNRFLYAKLLGLLVELRSINNAYSYQIQRIQGLSAMMPLLQEICS, from the exons ATGGCTAGTGGGGAAGATGAGCCAAAGAACTGTGTGGTGTGTGGGGACCGAGCCACAGGCTATCATTTCCATGCTCTGACGTGCGAGGGCTGCAAAGGTTTCTTCAG ACGAGCAGTCAGTAAAAGCACGGATCTCACCTGCCCCTTTGCTGGAAGCTGTGAGATCAGCAAGACCCTGAGGCGCCACTGCCCGGCCTGCAGGTTGCAGAAGTGTCTAGGTGCTGGCATGAGGAAAGACA TGATACTGTCGGCAGAAGCCCTGGCATTACGACGAGCAAAACAGGCACAGCGGCGGGCACAGCAGACTCCTACACAACTGAGTCAGGAGCAGAAAAAGCTGGTCCAGACCCTTCTGGGGGCCCACACTCGTCATGTTGGCACTATGTTTGACCAGTTTGTGCAGTTCAGG CCTCCAGCCTACCTGTTCATCCATCATCAGCGCTTGCCTACCCTGACTCCTGTGCTACCTCTGCTCACACACATCGCAGACATCAACACTTTCATGATGCAGCAAATTATCAAGTTCACAAAAGATCTGCCCCTTTTCCG ATCCCTGCCCATGGAGGACCAAATCTCCCTTCTCAAGGGAGCAGCTGTGGAAATATGTCACATTGCACTCAATACCACTTTCTGTCTCCAAACACAAAACTTCCTGTGTGGACCTCTTCACTACACAATGGAAgatggagcccatg GGTTCCAGGAAGAATTTTTGGAGTTGGTATTTCACTTTCATGGGACATTAAAACGACTGCAGCTCCAGGAGCCTGAGTATGTGCTCATGGCTGCTATGGCCCTCTTCTCTCCTG ATCGGCCTGGAGTTACCCAGAGAGAAGAGATTGATCAGTTGCAAGAGGAGATGGCACTAACTCTGGACAGCTACATCAAGGAACAGGAACCAAGGCCCCGAAATCG GTTTCTATATGCAAAGTTGCTGGGCCTGTTGGTTGAACTCCGGAGTATTAACAACGCATACTCGTACCAAATCCAGCGCATACAGGGACTATCTGCTATGATGCCACTGCTCCAGGAGATCTGCAGCTGA
- the Nr1i3 gene encoding nuclear receptor subfamily 1 group I member 3 isoform X4, giving the protein MASGEDEPKNCVVCGDRATGYHFHALTCEGCKGFFRRAVSKSTDLTCPFAGSCEISKTLRRHCPACRLQKCLGAGMRKDMILSAEALALRRAKQAQRRAQQTPTQLSQEQKKLVQTLLGAHTRHVGTMFDQFVQFRPPAYLFIHHQRLPTLTPVLPLLTHIADINTFMMQQIIKFTKDLPLFRSLPMEDQISLLKGAAVEICHIALNTTFCLQTQNFLCGPLHYTMEDGAHAGFQEEFLELVFHFHGTLKRLQLQEPEYVLMAAMALFSPDRPGVTQREEIDQLQEEMALTLDSYIKEQEPRPRNRFLYAKLLGLLVELRSINNAYSYQIQRIQGLSAMMPLLQEICS; this is encoded by the exons ATGGCTAGTGGGGAAGATGAGCCAAAGAACTGTGTGGTGTGTGGGGACCGAGCCACAGGCTATCATTTCCATGCTCTGACGTGCGAGGGCTGCAAAGGTTTCTTCAG ACGAGCAGTCAGTAAAAGCACGGATCTCACCTGCCCCTTTGCTGGAAGCTGTGAGATCAGCAAGACCCTGAGGCGCCACTGCCCGGCCTGCAGGTTGCAGAAGTGTCTAGGTGCTGGCATGAGGAAAGACA TGATACTGTCGGCAGAAGCCCTGGCATTACGACGAGCAAAACAGGCACAGCGGCGGGCACAGCAGACTCCTACACAACTGAGTCAGGAGCAGAAAAAGCTGGTCCAGACCCTTCTGGGGGCCCACACTCGTCATGTTGGCACTATGTTTGACCAGTTTGTGCAGTTCAGG CCTCCAGCCTACCTGTTCATCCATCATCAGCGCTTGCCTACCCTGACTCCTGTGCTACCTCTGCTCACACACATCGCAGACATCAACACTTTCATGATGCAGCAAATTATCAAGTTCACAAAAGATCTGCCCCTTTTCCG ATCCCTGCCCATGGAGGACCAAATCTCCCTTCTCAAGGGAGCAGCTGTGGAAATATGTCACATTGCACTCAATACCACTTTCTGTCTCCAAACACAAAACTTCCTGTGTGGACCTCTTCACTACACAATGGAAgatggagcccatg CAGGGTTCCAGGAAGAATTTTTGGAGTTGGTATTTCACTTTCATGGGACATTAAAACGACTGCAGCTCCAGGAGCCTGAGTATGTGCTCATGGCTGCTATGGCCCTCTTCTCTCCTG ATCGGCCTGGAGTTACCCAGAGAGAAGAGATTGATCAGTTGCAAGAGGAGATGGCACTAACTCTGGACAGCTACATCAAGGAACAGGAACCAAGGCCCCGAAATCG GTTTCTATATGCAAAGTTGCTGGGCCTGTTGGTTGAACTCCGGAGTATTAACAACGCATACTCGTACCAAATCCAGCGCATACAGGGACTATCTGCTATGATGCCACTGCTCCAGGAGATCTGCAGCTGA